One genomic window of Verrucomicrobiia bacterium includes the following:
- a CDS encoding glycosyltransferase family 2 protein encodes MELSSSDPARWARQCALVVPCYNEGANIGGLVSQLKNVLPSVIVIDDGSTDETGRAAARAGACVVRHPENQGKGAALRTGLRKALERGHAWALCLDGDGQHAPADVPAFLACADRDGAALIVGNRFHAPDRIPPVRRWVNRWLTRRLSRLTGERLLDSQCGFRLVRLDVWAKLPLQADRFEVESEFLVQFLRAGERVRFVPVQVIYRGAGSKIRPLRDTWRWLRWWWNQPRPASPVSATLPAPLLTSAPAE; translated from the coding sequence ATGGAATTGTCGTCCTCAGACCCCGCGCGTTGGGCCCGCCAATGTGCGCTCGTGGTGCCTTGCTACAACGAAGGCGCCAACATCGGTGGGCTGGTTTCCCAACTGAAGAATGTCCTGCCGTCCGTCATTGTGATCGATGACGGCTCCACCGACGAAACCGGCCGCGCCGCCGCCCGCGCCGGTGCCTGTGTTGTGCGGCACCCCGAAAATCAAGGCAAGGGCGCCGCGTTGCGCACCGGCCTGCGGAAGGCGCTGGAACGGGGCCATGCGTGGGCGCTCTGCCTGGATGGCGACGGGCAGCACGCGCCGGCGGATGTTCCGGCATTCCTGGCCTGCGCCGACCGCGACGGCGCGGCGTTGATTGTGGGCAACCGCTTCCATGCGCCGGACCGCATCCCGCCGGTGCGCCGCTGGGTCAACCGCTGGCTGACGCGCCGGCTGTCCCGATTGACCGGCGAAAGGCTCCTGGATTCCCAGTGCGGTTTCCGGCTCGTGCGGCTGGATGTTTGGGCAAAGCTGCCGCTGCAAGCCGACCGTTTCGAGGTCGAATCGGAATTCCTGGTGCAATTTCTGCGGGCCGGCGAGCGCGTGCGTTTCGTGCCGGTGCAGGTGATTTATCGTGGCGCCGGCAGCAAGATCCGTCCGCTCCGCGACACGTGGCGCTGGTTGCGCTGGTGGTGGAATCAACCGCGCCCGGCCAGTCCGGTCAGTGCGACGCTTCCGGCGCCGCTGCTTACTTCCGCGCCTGCAGAATGA